A single window of Haliotis asinina isolate JCU_RB_2024 chromosome 5, JCU_Hal_asi_v2, whole genome shotgun sequence DNA harbors:
- the LOC137284408 gene encoding acyl carrier protein, mitochondrial-like isoform X2, producing the protein MAAILRNVRSVGSIAAVSLRTTLPRVSAIALLHCTQSRCIHTPALLSNVTLTKNTVKDVRLYSSKPPLTIEMIQERVLLVLKLYDKINPEKLTLESHFMNDLGLDSLDQVEIIMAMEDEFGFEIPDADSERLMRPRDIVQYIADKEDIFD; encoded by the exons ATGGCTGCCATCTTGAGAAACGTGAGGAGTGTAGGCAGCATTGCTGCTGTCTCGTTACGCACTACGTTGCCAAGAGTCAGTGCGATTGCACTCTTACATTGTACACAGTCAAGATGCATACATACCCCAGCTCTTCTATCTAATGTCACACTCACAAAG aacaCAGTCAAAGATGTCAGGTTGTACAGCTCCAAGCCTCCTCTCACTATTGAAATGATTCAAGAAAGAGTATTGCTGGTTTTGAAACTGTATGACAAAATTAATCCAGAAAAG CTCACCCTGGAAAGCCACTTCATGAATGATTTGGGGCTGGATAGTTTAGACCAAGTGGAGATAATCATGGCCATGGAAGATGAGTTCG gATTCGAGATCCCTGATGCGGATTCTGAGCGTCTGATGAGGCCAAGAGACATTGTACAATATATAGCAGACAAAGAGGATATTTTTGATTAG
- the LOC137284408 gene encoding acyl carrier protein, mitochondrial-like isoform X1, with protein sequence MKADVEVHAGKSANMAAILRNVRSVGSIAAVSLRTTLPRVSAIALLHCTQSRCIHTPALLSNVTLTKVGVNVTNFSTATTITTVEEIQERVLNVLKLYDKINAEKLTLESHFMNDLGLDSLDQVEIIMAMEDEFGFEIPDADSERLMRPRDIVQYIADKEDIFD encoded by the exons ATGAAGGCTGATGTTGAGGTGCATGCTGGGAAATCTGCAAATATGGCTGCCATCTTGAGAAACGTGAGGAGTGTAGGCAGCATTGCTGCTGTCTCGTTACGCACTACGTTGCCAAGAGTCAGTGCGATTGCACTCTTACATTGTACACAGTCAAGATGCATACATACCCCAGCTCTTCTATCTAATGTCACACTCACAAAG GTTGGCGTGAATGTTACCAACTTCTCAACTGCCACCACTATCACCACAGTGGAAGAGATCCAGGAGAGAGTCCTCAATGTCCTCAAGCTTTATGACAAAATCAATGCAGAAAAG CTCACCCTGGAAAGCCACTTCATGAATGATTTGGGGCTGGATAGTTTAGACCAAGTGGAGATAATCATGGCCATGGAAGATGAGTTCG gATTCGAGATCCCTGATGCGGATTCTGAGCGTCTGATGAGGCCAAGAGACATTGTACAATATATAGCAGACAAAGAGGATATTTTTGATTAG
- the LOC137283850 gene encoding glutathione S-transferase GstA-like → MADETKTAKSATMKLYQCPMYRSFRCIWLIHELEAVDDFEIVKLDSIKGKDSAEYQEYKRSVHPHGTIPALQVEGEGVIIESGAICLYLADRYDKLAPPIAQRLEYYDWALYAIATIDEAMELLYWQWAVKPEKPNPQGVDKMVAKMDTCMKRLTKALEGRQYICGNTLTAADCILGYSMWAASDSMFNEGSLVEDYPEVKNYVSRLSSRPAFKKAVSAQFE, encoded by the exons ATGGCTGACGAGACAAAGACAGCAAAAAGTGCTACTATGAAGCTGTATCAGTGTCCGATGTACAGATCGTTCAGATGTATATGGCTCATACACG AGCTTGAGGCTGTGGACGATTTCGAAATTGTGAAGCTGGACTCCATTAAGGGGAAAGACAGCGCAGAATACCAGGAATATAAACGATCCGTCCATCCCCACGGTACCATCCCCGCCCTACAGGTAGAGGGTGAGGGTGTGATCATCGAGTCAGGGGCAATATGTCTGTACCTGGCAGACCGTTACGACAAATTGGCCCCTCCCATCGCCCAGCGTCTGGAGTACTATGA TTGGGCACTGTATGCTATCGCGACAATAGACGAGGCAATGGAGCTGTTGTATTGGCAGTGGGCAGTTAAGCCGGAGAAGCCGAATCCGCAGGGAGTAGACAAGATGGTGGCAAAGATGGACACCTGCATGAAGCGGCTCACGAAGGCCCTAGAAGGAAGACAGTACATCTGTGGCAACAC GTTGACAGCTGCCGACTGCATCTTGGGGTACAGCATGTGGGCAGCGTCAGACTCTATGTTCAACGAGGGATCTCTGGTGGAAGATTACCCTGAGGTTAAAAACTATGTCAGTCGACTGTCGAGCAGGCCCGCCTTCAAGAAGGCCGTCAGTGCCCAGTTTGAGTAG